Proteins co-encoded in one Thamnophis elegans isolate rThaEle1 chromosome 1, rThaEle1.pri, whole genome shotgun sequence genomic window:
- the EAF2 gene encoding ELL-associated factor 2: protein MNGAARALFDSKERVLLLGESFEKQPRCAFHTLRYDFKPASIDTSCEGNLEVGKGEQVTVMLPNIEGSTPPVTVFKGSKKPYQKECILIINHDTGECRLEKLNSNITVKKTRGEGSSKVQSRIEHHQQQLMKHTNKMPNNHKSSPPKEKVSPPSPMDDIERELKAEAKIIEQMSSSDSSSESKSSSASSSSENSSSDSEEEGSKLSLPLSMPHLQPPHPMMTVSQQAFPDVDIGYRRSQESSGRLMNTLRNDLQLSDSGSDSDD, encoded by the exons ATGAACGGCGCGGCCCGGGCTCTCTTCGACAGCAAGGAGCGCGTCCTGTTGTTGGGCGAGAGTTTCGAGAAGCAGCCGCGCTGCGCTTTCCACACCTTGCGCT ATGACTTCAAACCTGCATCAATTGATACATCTTGTGAAGGAAACCTTGAAGTTGGTAAAGGTGAACAGGTAACAGTAATGTTGCCAAATATTGAG GGCTCTACTCCACCAGTAACAGTTTTCAAGGGTTCCAAGAAGCCATATCAAAAAGAATGCATCTTAATAATTAACCATGACACTGGCGAATGTAGACTAGAGAAACTTAATAGCAATATCACAGTGAAGAAAACCAG AGGTGAAGGCAGCAGCAAGGTGCAGTCTCGTATTGAGCACCACCAGCAGCAGCTAATGAAACACACTAATAAGATGCCAAACAACCACAAATCATCTCCACCAAAAGAAAAGGTGTCTCCACCTTCTCCTATGGATGATATTGAAAGAG agctaAAAGCAGAAGCTAAAATCATAGAGCAAATGAGCAGTTCTGATAGTTCATCGGAATCAAAGAGTTCATCTGCTTCATCAAGTAGTGAAAACAGCTCTAGTGATTCAGAAGAAGAAGGATCAAAGCTATCGCTTCCCTTGTCAATGCCACACCTGCAGCCACCGCATCCCATGATGACAGTATCCCAACAGGCATTCCCAGATGTGGATATTGGATATCGCAGAAGTCAAGAGAGCAGTGGCCGTTTGATGAATACACTGA GAAATGATCTACAGTTGAGTGATTCTGGAAGTGACAGCGATGATTGA